The genomic DNA TATGCGGGAGCAGGAAGAGGATACAGAGCAACATCTGTATTCCGGCCGGAAAAACTAACATTGCTTTTCAGTCTTTCCCCAACCCACGCGTGTTCCCGGAACGGCCCTACGAAATTACTGGGCACCCGTCTTTATCACTGTCCCTACCTGCTCCCTGGAAAAAAGGCCTGCTCGGAACCGGTCCGGAGTCTGTCAATTTCGTCCTCGCCTATTTGAACGCAACAGCCGGGTGGAGCTCTCCTGTTTCGAATTCGATCAGCCCGGCCCGGGCGAGAGGGTCCTGGTTCACCACCCTGTCGGCTTCCTCCCTGGTCGTCGCCTTGATGACGATCATGCCGCCGTGATCGCCCCACTTGCCGGCCTGCACCAGTACCCCTGCTGCGAGCTGCTGTTTCGCCCAATCCCGGTGCAACGGGACCGTCTTGTTGATCTGCGCCCGGTCGGAGTCGGGCCTGAATTTATTGATCGACATGAAGTACCTTGTTCTCTCCATGAGACGAGCGTACTACAGCCATTCGTAAATTGCAAGGCATTATGCGTGTGTGCATTATGCGTGTGCAAAGAGACAGGGAGCAGGTGACAGAACAGTATACAGCACGGGAATAGGGAACAGGGATCGCCGCGTGCGGAATTCGGAGGGCGGAGCAGCTTGAGAAGGCAATTTGGAAGCAGCCTCCGTACAACGCTAGGATTGCAGCAACCGGACAACAACGAGAGTGTTGTCTTTACTCCACCTTCACCCCAACGGCCATTTCCTGCTGCCGGAGGGACCGGATCTTGTCCCGGAGCCCGGCCGCGGCCTCGAAGTCCAGCACCTTTGCCGCTGCACGCATCTGCTTCTCGAGCGATGCGATGAGCTGCGGGATGTTCACGGTCGGAACATATTCGCCCGCATCCTCAGCGGCGATCGGTACCGTGAAGTAGTCCTGCTCGTACACGGTCCTGAGCGCGGCCTGGATGTTTTTCTTGATGGAAATGGGCGTGATGTTATGCCTGACGTTGTATTCCTCCTGTACCGTGCGCCGCCGGTTCGTCTCATTGATCGCGTTCCGCATGGAGTCGGTGATCTTGTCGCCGTACAGGATCACCTCGCCGTTCACGTTCCGCGCCGCCCGTCCCATGGTCTGGATGAGGGAACGCGTCGAGCGCAGGAAGCCTTCCTTGTCCGCGTCCAGGATCGCGACCATCGAGACCTCGGGGATGTCGAGGCCCTCCCGCAGGAGGTTGATCCCGATCAGCACGTCGTACTTGCCCATGCGCAGGTCGCGGATGATGTCCACGCGCTCGAGCGTCTCGATGTCGGAGTGGAGGTAGGCCACCTTCACGTTGAGCTCTTTGTAATGCTCGGTCAGGTCCTCGGCCATGCGCTTCGTGAGCGTCGTCACCAGCACGCGCTCATGCGCCTCGGCGCGCTTTCGCACCTCGTTCAGCAGGTCGTCCACCTGGCCCTTGACCGGCCTGACCGTGATCGTCGGGTCCGTGAGCCCCGTCGGCCTGATCACCTGCTCGATGATCCTGCCCTCGGACCGCTCGACCTCGTAGTCCGCCGGCGTCGCCGAAACGTACACGATCTGGTTCGTGCGCGCGTTGAACTCCTCGAAATTGAGCGGCCGGTTGTCGAGCGCCGACGGCAGCCGGAACCCGAACTCGACGAGCGTCTGCTTGCGCGCCCGGTCTCCGTTGTACATGCCGCCGATCTGCGGGATCGTCGCGTGGGACTCGTCAATGATCAGGAGATAGTCCTTCGGGAAGTAGTCGAGCAGCGTGGGCGGCGGCTCGCCCGGTGCCCGCCCCGAGAGGTGGCGCGAATAGTTCTCGATGCCGTGGCAGTAGCCCATCTCCTGGATCATCTCGAGGTCGAACATCGTGCGCTGCTCGATGCGCTGCGCCTCGATCAGCTTGTTCTCCCTGCGGAAGTGCTGGATCCGCTCCCGGAGCTCCTCGTGGATTCCATCGATGGCCGTCTTCATGCGCGAGTCGGGGATCACGTAGTGGCTGTTGGGATACACGGCTATCTTCTCCAGTTTCTGGAGCGGCGAGCCGAGGAGCGGGTCGAACTCGTTGATCGCGTCGATCTCGTCGCCGAACAGCTCGACCCGCACGGCCGTCGTCTCGTGCGAGGCCGGGAAGATCTCGATGACGTCGCCGCGCACGCGGAAGGTACCGCGGTGGAAGTCGAAATCGTTCCGCGTGTACTGGATGTCCACGAGTTTGCGGAGGATCTCGTTCCGATCGATGTGCTGCCCCTTTTCGAGGAACAGGAGCATGCCGTGGTACGCTTCGGGAGAGCCCAGGCCGTAGATGCACGAGACCGACGCCACGACGATCACATCGTTCCGCTCGAGCAGCGAGTTCGTTGCCGCGTGGCGCATGCGGTCGATCTGCTCGTTGATGGAGGAGTCCTTCTCGATATAGGTATCCGTGGTCGGCAGGTAGGCCTCGGGCTGATAGTAGTCGTAATAGGAGACGAAGTACTCCACCGCGTTCTCCGGGAACAGCTCCTTGAACTCGTTATACAACTGTGCCGCGAGCGTTTTGTTGTGCGCGATCACGAGCGTGGGCTTCTGCACCCGCTCCACCACGTTCGCCATGGTAAAGGTCTTGCCCGAACCGGTCACGCCCAGGAGCACCTGGTCCCGCTGCCCGCTCGTGATGCCTTCCGAGAGCTTCACGATGGCCTGCGGCTGGTCGCCGGTAGGTTTGAAGTCCGACAGGATCCTGAATTTCATAACGGGATATTACTCTACACC from Nitrospirota bacterium includes the following:
- a CDS encoding YciI family protein; amino-acid sequence: MERTRYFMSINKFRPDSDRAQINKTVPLHRDWAKQQLAAGVLVQAGKWGDHGGMIVIKATTREEADRVVNQDPLARAGLIEFETGELHPAVAFK
- the uvrB gene encoding excinuclease ABC subunit UvrB, producing the protein MKFRILSDFKPTGDQPQAIVKLSEGITSGQRDQVLLGVTGSGKTFTMANVVERVQKPTLVIAHNKTLAAQLYNEFKELFPENAVEYFVSYYDYYQPEAYLPTTDTYIEKDSSINEQIDRMRHAATNSLLERNDVIVVASVSCIYGLGSPEAYHGMLLFLEKGQHIDRNEILRKLVDIQYTRNDFDFHRGTFRVRGDVIEIFPASHETTAVRVELFGDEIDAINEFDPLLGSPLQKLEKIAVYPNSHYVIPDSRMKTAIDGIHEELRERIQHFRRENKLIEAQRIEQRTMFDLEMIQEMGYCHGIENYSRHLSGRAPGEPPPTLLDYFPKDYLLIIDESHATIPQIGGMYNGDRARKQTLVEFGFRLPSALDNRPLNFEEFNARTNQIVYVSATPADYEVERSEGRIIEQVIRPTGLTDPTITVRPVKGQVDDLLNEVRKRAEAHERVLVTTLTKRMAEDLTEHYKELNVKVAYLHSDIETLERVDIIRDLRMGKYDVLIGINLLREGLDIPEVSMVAILDADKEGFLRSTRSLIQTMGRAARNVNGEVILYGDKITDSMRNAINETNRRRTVQEEYNVRHNITPISIKKNIQAALRTVYEQDYFTVPIAAEDAGEYVPTVNIPQLIASLEKQMRAAAKVLDFEAAAGLRDKIRSLRQQEMAVGVKVE